GCGCAGCTGCTGCTTGTATTGGATGGCCAGTTCAAATAGAAACTTCTTCTACATATTGActgatttttcttgttaatACAAGAAAAGACATAGAAAGCTGGGTTATATGTATTCAATAACTATTGAGTATTGACTAATTTTATAGATGGAAGTGTACCACCACGAAGAACAGGCTGAACAGCAATGCTAAAATTGAAAAAACGTGCACTCATGCATCTGTATGAGTTTAACTTGGCTTAAAAAAATCTACATGTATCGTATTACGAATGCATTCTATATAGTTCAtcttcagaaagaaagaaagagagagagagagaaaaaagaagagaaaacccTTTTATAGTTAATCTACTCTGAAAAAGGTGAGGTGAGACCGAACAAATAAAACTCATAATCAAGCTGGTAGGTTATCTGGTCAGACCTGCAAGAGTTCAACTAAATTATAGCATTCACATATAGTAATAAGTACGTCAAACAAAACTTTGAAATATACAAATAGAGAACAGATATGCATGCTAGCTAGCTCCACTATCTTCTGAACCATAAACCATAAACCATGAACCACCATAAACGATCATTGAACAAATAGGAGAAATGCCCTTTCATGTACGCCATAAACCATAAACCATGAACCACCATAAACGATCATTGAACAAGTAGGAGAAATGCCCTTTCATGTACGTAATTTTCAAAATTCACATAGTGCCATACATACATGCAAATCAAAAAACTGAGTCATCCTCTTCATTAATAGAATGTACGTGATTTGGTAGTTAGCTACTTTGTAGTTTGTTACCCACCCTTATTTGCACTGAGTCCTGTTCATATACTCGATGAATTGATATTCAGTTGTGCTCTACTATGATCAGATTTAGATTCAACGGTGCATAATAGCGAAGAAATAAGTAAATTCCAACTACCTTGTTATTCTCCGGCCACCCTTTCAACGACAGTTGAACACAATTAAGTAGAATTATCACTGAGTAGGTGAACAAGATTGTTTAGTAGGCAACTCTTCTAACTCGAGGGTTTAAGAGCATGTCTAGTACGCTTTCACCAAAGTGAACAAACCTAAAAAACTGCACTCCACCGGATAGTTAAGATCTCACTCATGTACGTAACCAATCATTTTAATACTTGCTGCTTCAGACTATGGATCAAttacatacaatttacaacaccAACTACGTACTTCACGGTTCGGTTTCTTATTGCGCATTTcaaagttaaattttttttatagagtTCAAAAATGACCAGTAAACGCTGTAAATTAAAGAGCGTTCAGTAGCCATCTAACCATCGCTTTGAAGAATACATATATAAAGAGCTAGCCCTAGATGAACAAATACTGAGCACTACACAGAGagtagaggaaaaaaaatttaaaatgaagAGTTAGAATATGGATGGGTCTAATACGCTAATCTAGAAATTTGCTTGGTAAAATAAGTTTGGAAGCAAATCTAGAAGCACATGCTTACATGTGATCAACACaatcaaaatatatttaaatcaTCAGAAATGGTAGAATGTTTCCAACACCAGTTACCAGTTCAAACTTGTCCAGAAAATTGTCTACTGCTTGCCGCACCTGAAAATTTAGTACAATAattgacaaaagaaaaaagaaaaaaatcctaAACTTAGCAATGTTCATTCACACATCCCAAGTAGCCCTTCAAATCAGAAGGGTAGCAAGGGTACCGTTTCCATGAATTTCCATGCATCTTGAAGATCTTCACAACCTTATCCTTCGTCGAAGACCTGCCATCCATATGCAACAGTGCAAGAAGCTTCTTCACCGATCCATAGATCAACATTTCCTCCAATACCTTCTCTGTCGGGTGAAAATTACAAACCAACCACATGATCTTCACCCCAATCTTGGTGGCAACATTGGAAACGTGCATCATCTTCTTCGAAATCGCTACAATGCCCATGCCATGTTCCACCAAGGCCTGCCTCCCCTCAGCACATTCACACAGGAACTTGATCACTTGCAACATTTTCTCACATCTGGATCTGCTGGACTCTTGCAATAGCTCTATTAGGACACAAACAGCTCCTGCTTCAATTGCTCTCAGCTTGTTTTTCTTTGACGCTCTCAAAATTTCTATCAGAACTTCCAAGGCACATGAGCTTGCTTTGCTACATATTTCGTCCGAAACAAGCTCCAACAAGGATTTGAAGAAATCTATTCCTTGATCTTGTATCACAAAGTTCCAGTCGTAATTGGTTTTTGCCATCTTCTTGAATATGGTAATGGTGTGAAGGCGTGCTTCAGCACTCCCGCGCTGAAGCATGATTGTCATTGATCTGGTGGAATCTTGTCTTGACAACAACTTAAAAGTGTTACCTTCTTCTTCCGAGATGGGAAGTTGGTGAAGAATACAAAGAGCCTCCTCGCAAGCCCGAAATGTTATGAAATCCGAGTTCTCTGTGAGGATTTGATCAAGTATTTGAACAAGAACTTCCACTCCATTAGAACTAATGAAGTCATTTCTCGTCTCTTCACCCATGTCAATAATGGAACGAAGTTTCTTTAAGGAACTGACCTTGAATGGGGATGACATGATTGTGCTGAGAAGTGCTTTAATCTCCTCATGTTTATCCGAATGCGAATTCAATAACTCACATgacgaagatgaagatgatTTCGAGTCCCCTTGGTTTTGCCATGCAAGAATGAGCCTCTTGAGGGTGTGATTTGGTATGGTGTCGAAATTTGAGATTCTTTGCATTGTGGCCGGGCATGTTTTCTTCTTGTATGTGAAGAACCATTTCTCGATGTTGACACGTTCGTAAGTGACGCCGGTGGAGATGGTAACAGGGTCCTTCATGAGATCCATGGAAATGGGGCATCTGAAATGGTATGGAGGAAAATCCATTGCCATGGATTTGAAACTGAGAAACTGAAGGGATGGCGAGTTGGGTGAGGAGTTGATTGTGCAGTTAACATCAAGATGTCCAAGACTTTATACCATCAAAGCAATTTCATAAAAAGAAAGAGGCAGGAGGGTGTGGAAAgtccaaaaa
This portion of the Rosa chinensis cultivar Old Blush chromosome 1, RchiOBHm-V2, whole genome shotgun sequence genome encodes:
- the LOC112175762 gene encoding E3 ubiquitin-protein ligase PUB23; its protein translation is MAMDFPPYHFRCPISMDLMKDPVTISTGVTYERVNIEKWFFTYKKKTCPATMQRISNFDTIPNHTLKRLILAWQNQGDSKSSSSSSCELLNSHSDKHEEIKALLSTIMSSPFKVSSLKKLRSIIDMGEETRNDFISSNGVEVLVQILDQILTENSDFITFRACEEALCILHQLPISEEEGNTFKLLSRQDSTRSMTIMLQRGSAEARLHTITIFKKMAKTNYDWNFVIQDQGIDFFKSLLELVSDEICSKASSCALEVLIEILRASKKNKLRAIEAGAVCVLIELLQESSRSRCEKMLQVIKFLCECAEGRQALVEHGMGIVAISKKMMHVSNVATKIGVKIMWLVCNFHPTEKVLEEMLIYGSVKKLLALLHMDGRSSTKDKVVKIFKMHGNSWKRYPCYPSDLKGYLGCVNEHC